One Diospyros lotus cultivar Yz01 chromosome 1, ASM1463336v1, whole genome shotgun sequence genomic window carries:
- the LOC127797039 gene encoding ubiquitin C-terminal hydrolase 12-like, with translation MGLRFTNSTSDVFKARKTPPAHYLLKIQSFSSLSRSSLEKYSSDKFDVGDYKWRLTIYPSGNKDRGGQDHISTFLTLVNTSSLPVGWELHAVFNFFVYDQLRDKYFSLTDNQLRRFHTMKTEWGEAKFVELQVFNDSSNGYLINDACVFGVEVFVLKQTRKAEWLSALEKPNTGCYTWPIKSFSSLTLDRYDSEGFVIGGYIWRIRIYPRGIGDGKGNSVSAFLSLDESSLPLDTRLVVRFTIRVLDQNEPKADSFEVTRDNHFGASCLAWGVQMFMPLAKLNDPKQPYLVEDNCVVEADVTLFGTVSTAS, from the exons ATGGGCTTAAGATTCACTAATTCTACATCAGATGTGTTtaaag CAAGAAAGACTCCGCCAGCACATTACCTTCTCAAAATTCAATCATTCAGCTCACTTTCAAGATCTTCATTGGAGAAATATAGTTCAGATAAGTTCGATGTAGGAGACTACAAATG GAGATTAACGATATACCCAAGTGGGAACAAGGACAGAGGCGGGCAGGACCATATTTCGACATTCTTGACGTTGGTGAACACGAGTTCGCTCCCTGTCGGATGGGAGCTCCATGCCGTCTTTAACTTCTTTGTGTATGATCAGCTTCGCGACAAGTACTTCTCGCTCACAG ACAACCAACTAAGGCGTTTCCACACGATGAAGACGGAATGGGGCGAGGCCAAATTCGTGGAGCTTCAAGTCTTTAATGACTCTTCAAATGGGTACTTGATCAACGATGCCTGCGTATTCGGTGTCGAAGTCTTCGTTTTGAAGCAGACTCGCAAAGCCGAGTGGTTGTCGGCTTTGGAAAAACCCAACACCGGCTGCTACACCTGGCCGATCaagtctttttcttctctcacaTTGGATCGTTACGACTCAGAGGGGTTCGTCATTGGAGGCTACATATG GAGGATTCGGATCTATCCTCGCGGGATCGGCGACGGGAAAGGCAACAGTGTTTCGGCGTTCCTATCTCTGGACGAGTCCTCACTTCCATTGGACACTCGACTCGTTGTGAGATTTACCATCCGCGTGCTTGATCAAAATGAACCCAAAGCGGACTCGTTTGAAGTTACAC GTGACAACCATTTTGGAGCATCGTGCTTGGCGTGGGGAGTTCAAATGTTCATGCCATTGGCTAAGCTCAATGACCCAAAGCAGCCCTACTTGGTGGAAGACAATTGCGTAGTGGAAGCTGACGTTACTTTGTTCGGAACAGTCTCCACGGCTTCTTAA
- the LOC127797044 gene encoding uncharacterized protein LOC127797044: protein MGLRFINSSSDVFKARETPPTHYLLKIQSFNTLLRSSLEKYSSDKFEAGDYKWRLTIYPSGNKDRGGQGHISIFLTLADTSSLPVGWELHAIFNFFVYDQLRDKYFSLMDNQLRRFHAMKTEWGEVKFMELQVFGDASNGYLINDACVFGAEVFILKQTRKAECLLTFGKPNVGSYTWTVNRFSTFTLDCYESPRFVAGGHRWRILMYPHGRDDGKGNSVSMFLLVDESSLPTDTRLVVRCIIRMLDQNVSKADPFEFTGDNHFGASNLVWGAPKFMPLAMLSDPNQTYLVGDTCIIEADVTLFGTISTTF from the exons ATGGGCTTAAGATTCATTAATTCTTCATCAGATGTTTTtaaag CAAGAGAGACTCCGCCAACGCACTACCTTCTCAAAATTCAATCATTCAACACACTTTTGAGATCTTCATTGGAGAAATATAGTTCAGACAAATTCGAAGCAGGAGACTACAAATG GAGATTAACAATATACCCAAGTGGGAACAAGGATAGAGGCGGGCAGGGCCACATTTCGATATTTTTAACATTGGCGGACACAAGTTCGCTCCCTGTCGGATGGGAGCTCCATGCCATCTTTAACTTCTTCGTGTATGATCAGCTTCGCGACAAGTACTTCTCGCTCATGG ACAACCAACTAAGGCGTTTCCACGCGATGAAGACGGAATGGGGCGAGGTCAAATTCATGGAGCTTCAAGTCTTTGGTGACGCTTCCAATGGGTACTTGATCAATGATGCCTGCGTGTTCGGTGCCGAAGTCTTCATTCTGAAGCAAACTCGAAAAGCTGAGTGCTTGTTGACTTTTGGAAAACCCAACGTCGGCAGCTACACTTGGACGGTCAATCGCTTTTCTACTTTCACCTTGGATTGTTACGAATCGCCGCGGTTCGTCGCTGGAGGCCACAGATG GAGGATTCTGATGTATCCTCACGGGAGGGACGACGGGAAGGGCAACAGCGTTTCGATGTTCCTGTTGGTGGACGAGTCCTCGCTTCCAACGGACACTCGACTCGTTGTGAGATGTATTATCCGCATGCTTGATCAAAATGTATCCAAAGCAGACCCATTTGAATTTACAG GTGACAACCATTTTGGAGCGTCTAACTTGGTGTGGGGTGCTCCAAAGTTCATGCCATTGGCTATGCTCAGTGACCCAAACCAGACCTACTTGGTGGGAGACACTTGCATAATAGAAGCTGATGTTACTTTGTTCGGAACAATTTCCACTACTTTTTAA